The window ctttcagccgctactccggcactGTATGTGATTGAGTAtcttataatataaaaaaatttaaaaaaatggtaggagggtatcaggattcatctatcctgcattttatgcacctacccgagcgatgaacattgtttggtgcatcaagtggaagatAAACTAGGTAAACTTAAGTGTCACATGTCCGTAACCAtatctctttttcttaatgtaatgcacaaattgccctttgctgagatatacgtcactttggactgaagtgtctgctaaatgaataaatgtaaatgtaatgaatgagcACGAATTCGAGCTCCAGCGGCGTTGTAGGGAGGCTGGAGTGACGTCACttccgaaataaataaatgttaatatctgaAAAACTCCAACggcacaaattttaatttttatggcacgaaacggcacaaatgtagcactaataaggttttctccatttgtgctgtttgtctgGGGGTCGGAGGGGGGGCAACTCACGAAGGTGAGGAAAGAAGTGTCcgcggaccgagagcattatgcTAAACTAGTAGAGATGTATTAAAACTGGACTGCTACAACTTGTCAAAACAAGGACACATAATCATAATCTCGGGCCGTTGAAGGAActctcttcattcattcattggacATGCAATATATATACGGGTATCATATATTGAATttgattttacattaatttacctcACACTGTCAATAGGGAACAGTCCTAATACACTTTGAATAATAACAATGTGTATGGAGATAAATTTAACAACTTCATatgtaatttacacatttatgaatATCGGATTGAATTCCTGCGCCACTTTGTTCGCGTACTCTCGTGACGCGAAACTGCCGTCCAATCAGAGAGACGCTAGGCGGCGTCACGTGGGTTCACCGTTTCCCGTTTCCAATTCCCGAGCGCAGAAGGAAGAAGGGGCTCGGTAATGGCGGACACGTGTGGACAGGTGCTGCTGGGAACGGGACTTACGGTCCTTTCTCACCCGCTTATGTACATCAAGGTGCTGGTGCAGGTACGTGTGAACGTTTGCTCAGAGCGCCACAGAAATGTTCCTTGGGAGACGTTGACAACGTTGTGAATTGGTATCAGTTCTGTTCGATGCCCGGCGTACTACTACTAGTAAGTAGGTGAAAGGCAAACTTCTTCTTGCGGGCAGGGAACGAAGATGTCACATTTGACATTCACCTACGTTGGATTTAACTTTACCTCGTTCGCTGAATGACTGCATCGCTCTGCTGCTAGTTTCCAGAATGAATGAAGGGGATGATCATGAGTTTTGGCgctgtattattcattttattgtataCGCATTTGCACGCTAGTCTCACACAGGGACAACAGTCAGAGACAGACAATTCCACAACGCTCCAGGCGACTTGTGCAGTTCGACCTCCGCGTGTCAGCTGGTCCTGCGAACGCGGATACGGGATAGATGGTGTGCGAGGTGCGATGCGGATCATTCGTTGACAATACTATTTTGCATAGATAGGGCTCGTGTCATCAGTGGAATAGAAGTTCTCAGCTCTGTGACTGTCGGCAGAACGGACAGGATCCCGTGACGTCGCGTTCCTGACGTCACGGGATCCTGCCCGTTCTGCCGACACAGTGTCGCAGAATTGAGAACAACTTCCATGAAGCAGGCACTTGGGCCGGGGCCGCGCGACGTTTAAGGGCGACACAAAGCCGAGGGTGAATGGAAAGAAGGCGCCAGAAGGGCGTGTCGAGTGTGGGCAGGCGGTGTCCGCCGCTCCGTCACCGTCACGGTCACCGTGCGCCTTGCCTCCGGGAAGAAGGTCGATGTCCTTCAGGCTGCGCAGTCGAGTCGCGCGGAGAGGACAGTGCACGAGCTGCCCGGGGAGGAATGGCGCGaaactgcgtgtgtgtgtttgttgttggGCAACAGGCGCTTTTGTGTGACCTGTAACAACTTTGCCCCAGTGATTCTGTGGCACAAAAATGAACCTGCTTTGGCACAGTAGGACAGTGGAGTGGTACACTATGGTACAGTATGGTATCTTTCCACCATGTATTGGTTCATTCGGCTGTTGGAGCGGAGCGGCGACTTGTGGCGTAAAGCTGCCGACAGTTCAGTGCTTCTTATGCAGCAGTAGGTCAAGGTAAGTGCCTGACTCAAGCTAAGGGTACTAGCACGAGCTGGGATTTTTGAACCTGTGACATCAGAGGGCTGAAAATGTCAGTCTGGTGATTTGTGGGCAGGAACTTTGCTCATATTGAACAACTGTGATATTTTTTCTGGGGTCTCCGCCACAGTTGGCGGTTCAAGCTGAGGACGCTCGGGTGCCCTGCGAGCGTCTGGGATCTCTGCGCCGTAGTCTAACCGGAGGAGGAGACATCAGCCATAAACGGGCCTTCCTTAGAAACGGAGATATTCGTCCAATAGCCGAAGGCTGCTTCGCATCTGCCGCTCTCTTTCCGGACCCTTTATATAAATGGGTCGAGACCCTAGAAATGGGCTTCGCACAAATGCTGCACGTATCTTTTGTCAACACTAATCGTGCACCGATTAATTTTCTTCCACCACTTATTGTTCGTTACACCTTATTGGAGAGTCATTCGGTAAGGTTTGTGCGTTGGTGTGATATCGATAAGCAGCAGTAATATGCAGTGGAAGTATTGAAATGTGGTGTCCCGTGATCTTGGAAAGGTATCATTTCAGTATATTCCTTTTCTGAGATGTGATGAAGAAGTACACTTGGTATGTCTACAGGTCTGGACCCACGTGTGCTTTTCTCCCTGCTCTCGCGCCATGTCACATGTTGTTTCAAACTCTCATTAGCACTCCTCTAAATACCAATCTTAATTGCTGGCTTTCTTTTGCAGTTGTGTAGTTCTGTGAGATGTAAATTTAACAttcttattcattttctttctcatgAACAGCGCTGAAAAACAATCTCCTGGATTTTGCTGGGATGCGGAGAATTCTTTAATTCTGCTGCAAGGCTGTTGCACAAGTAGTACCGGTCTGAGCTCagcatatatttttcttattttatttgctttccttCTCCACGTATCGTCTTATCAGTATCCTGTCATGACACATTCATCcgaatacatttaattttaatcaaatttgttttttgcatcAAGTAATTTACTGGTCCGTACACCTTGCGACACAGTGCTCTAGCCTTCTGAATCTGCAAGAACGTACTTTCGCTGTACTTTAAGTGTGAACTGGTAATCATGTGACTGTGAAGTGTCGATGTGTTCATTCGTGTGACACGAGggaaaatttatattaaaaaggTCAAGTAGTTACATCAGTGTTTTTTCCAGGTTGGACACGAGCCTCTTCCTCCCACTCTTGGGCGCAACATATTTGGCAGGCAGGTTTATCAGCTGCCCGGACTGTTTGCATACGGTACGGTCACGTTGTAAAAGCAGCACTTCCCGCATTGGTTTATACTCAAAGGTGTGAATTTCCTACTGCTTTTTTAAGGTGTTAAGACTCACATTTTGACTGCATTTCTCTTCTTTGTAGCCAAATATATAACAAAGATTGATGGAAAAGCTGGCCTCTTCAAAGGCCTCGCACCGAGACTCTGCGCTGGAAGCATTGGTACCATTGTGCACAGCAGGGTCCTGCAGGTAGGGATGTGCTGCTTACATTTATGACATTCAAATGACACTCTGCACCTGTGATAGTTCTCTGGCTGCTTGTAATCTCTGAGGGTGTGTTCTGTGCTTGGATAACAGTGGAAGAAGTTGTCACTGTGCTCAGTGGTGTGCTCTGTCACTGACGTGTGCCCTCTGTATGCTGCTAGGCACGTGTTGCACTGGCCTTTTCTCTTGGCTCCTTTTGCTTCCCAGTGATGGCAGCAGTGGGAAGGGACAGTTGCTAAACTGGGAAACACTTAAATGCTCCACATGCATTAGGTTTTACAGTTGTAGCTGGTGCTAAATTGGTCTAGCAGTGGGCTCCTCCTGTATAAAATGTCAGCTGTAGTGGTGCTGTGATGCATGAagagtgcaaaagaaaaattaataatcgCTGAGGAAAGCTGTGCTTCGTTATGGTGGTGTTTGTagttgtaaatgtatttagacatttaaatgtaaatgaaattggGATTAAACAGAATAATTTATAAACTAGGTTTATTAAGTGCCAATGTAAGGAGACATTTGAACCAAGGTTTACAAAACTGGTTTgcagtaataaaacaaattaattttgatgtgactcaaaatacactttttcaGATTTCTCACAGTCCAGCAAATTACCTTTGTAAAATGAGGATAACAGTGGAATATATAGCCTTCTTTAAAAACTCTTGTTTATGCTTAAGAATGACTGTTTTCCTCTCTAATCTCTAAACATTAGTGCTAATTAATGTTCTGTGTATCATTACATTCACAGCAGAGACTGACTTCTGCAGCTCTTATGCATCTTTTGTTCAAGCTCAGTCATTTGTCATTAAAATATGGTTTTGTGCATTTGAACATGTACTGTGATAACCCTGAAGTGTATGAAGTGTGAGCTGATAGATGTGGTTGAGAGTATTCAAGGCTTACGTCTTATTCACTGTCTGTTAGTGTAAATtgatctgtttacatttctgtaaatggTACATTTCATACTGTGGTATCCATGCAGTGTCTATGTAATGTGAGATCTGCTTTTCCTCTATTCCAGAAATGCCAGGAATCTGGAAAAGCTGAGGTAAGAACCAATTTTGtgattgttttttgtgttttaaagagAATGTTTTCCTCTCTACGTTTGCCGTTATCcctttcacttttgttttgccaGTTTCACAGTAGAACTAGCATGAAATTCTTATGGCTTAATTATATTCTAGTTAGTCACAAAGGACGATattttgtacacatttaaatgtttatatgtaagtCCTTGGACTTTTCTTAAATGagctttttaaatatgtgtcaTCAAAGTGCTGTAGTTTGTCATATTTACAGAATTGTGGTACATTATTCAAATTCTGTGTACTAAACActcaacattttatttcaggaatCTTGCAAAAATCTGAATGGAGATGGATCCCTGCAACATGTTGTGAATGAGGTAAGAAATACATTCTTCATTGTGAATACTTTGAATCTGTATCTCGACTGTTTTCAAGCGTCTTTCAGAAAGCAATAATTTGGCATGAAGAAATGTACTGTAGCCCTTGAATTTGAGCATGTGATAATAGTGGGTCTATTTAATCAACAACCGCTCATCCCGAGACCAGGCCAGATGGCACGTTGGGTAACGTCTGAATATCTGTGGAGTAAAGTCAGTACCATATACTTACTGTATGTGTATGACCATGTACATTACTGCATTGTGCTGCCTAGTATTGTTGCTGTGctgtgttaacatttattcatttagctgttgcttttctccaaagcgactagcAATGTTAAGCAGCCTACATCAATTTACACATGtatacaactgggtagtttgactggaacaatttttggtaagtaccttgcagaagggtactacagctggaagggggattcaaacctgtaacttctggatccaaaagcaacagctcttaactgctacaccaccagctCATCCAATTAGTTAGGATGAGGCCAAGATTTTGCTATGCTGCTGGTAGTATGTAATCCAGTACAGTCTGTTGTATACTCACTGCCTTGTGAGTGCCTCATGGAGAAGAAGGGTAAGGGAGTAAACACCAACAGAAAAAAGGACCAGAACTTGCTCATCCTTGTAAAGTCTGCTTTGGTGGATCAGGTGGAGGAAATTGTGATTCAGAGGTTGAAGATGCATGGCTGCAATGCATTGTGGAGTGCGAAGGGTATGTCTAAGCACCCTAAGATGCCATGGCCATCCACTGCAGCCAAAGAAGTGTCCAAGCCTGAAGGCTCTTCATACCAATGGATCAAAAGTTTGGTGGCCGAGCGAGTGTGATTGCCCCTGTGCAACAACTTTCTCGCCTGAAAAGCCTTCCTGCACAGGTTTCTTTGTGcagttctttttctccttcatctCACCCCCTTGTCCTGAGAAGTACTGTGGTGATGGGGGAAGGGCAAATCAAAAGGTAGTGGTTACTGTTGGAAGTCATAGTCCTAAACCTGCACGCATGCAGCTTGTGGATCATGGGTCGCTCTTGTTTGAACCTTGGGCACTAAAGAAGTTCTGCAGCATCCCGGGTGACAGAGCAGCCCTTTTCAGAACCTGCACCGCTCACCCTACTAAGAGAAGGGGCTAGAAAAGGTGTTCTAAACATTGCCTGCCCAACCAAACAACTACTCAGCTAGCCATAGCTGGCAGTTTATCCCTCCTAGGGGTGGAAACTTTTTACAGAGAGAGAACTCTTGGACAGAGATGATTCAGCAGGGCCCCACAGGAGAACAGCCCTTGTGTCAAGGGAGCAAGTTCAATAAAAATTGACATGGCTGCTCAGTGAAACTCTTCACTGATGAAGGATCAGTCTGCAAGCCTGAAGGCAGCTACACCTTTCTTCTGGAAAGGTACGGCCAAGACCGAGAACTGCATCCATGGAGTTGGATTGGCTATCAGTGCTTCCTTCCTCCGGCAACTGATGTCATTGAGTGTCTCATGTATCTCCGCCTCCTTCTCTCATTCAGATGCTACCTGACTGTGGCATGTCTTAGACTGTCATCATCCGCAGGCAGGACATCAAGGTCACAAGGGCCATGAGGGATGCTGAGTGCTGGAAGGACCACAGACTGATCAGAGTCATCCTCAATATCCACATCACATCCCTACAGCTCAATTAATTGGTGTGTCAGGCTCCCCTCCACATTGATTGAAGTACTCCCTAGCCTTGGAGGGCTACCAGTCCTGCTTGGACAACCTGCTGACTGCACATGGCCCATGCACTGGAAACCCAACTGAACAATGGAATCAGTTCGAGGAGATGGTGACAGTTAGCAAAGTCTGTGCTTGGATTAAAGTAAGGAGCACACCAGGACTGGTTTGAGAATGAGCTGTGCTCCTTGAGGAAAAGCGGAAGGCCGTCATTAAGTGGCAGAATGACATCTGCACATCCAAGAAGGATTCCTTCAAGCATCTTCAgagtgagacacacacagagctccgTAGGATGCAGGATGACTGGTGGGCTCACAAAGCAGAGGAGGTTCAGCACTGTGCTGACAGTAAAAACTCTAAGCAGTTCTTTAGTTCCATCAAGGCTGTGTATGGACCTCCCAAGCCCCGGTCTGCTCCTCCTCTTGACTTTGACGGAGTAACCCTGCTGAAGGACAAAGGCAGCATCACAGAAAGGTGATGCTCAGCAGGCTTTCCGTGGTCAACCAATCTGCACTTGACTGGATCCCACAGAAGCCAGTACTCAACCAGCTTGATCTTTGCCCAACATTGAAGGAGGTTCAGAAAGCGgttagctaaatgagtacaaGCAAGGCATCAGGAACTGATGGCATCCCTGCAGAGCTCCACAAGTCTGCAGGTCCAGAAGCCATATGTGCTTTCCATGGTATCTTGACCAGCACTTGGTAGATGTTGACTATTTCTCCATTGCCTCCTTGTACAAAAACAAAGGCAATAAGGCCGACTGTGGGAACTACAGATGCGGTCTATTGCTGGCAAGATTCTAGCATGTGTCGTCCTGAATTGCCTGCTCAGTAGTGTCTCCGAGGACAGAAGACAGAAAGATTGCACAACTCGTCTGTTGCACATGACGAAGTTACAAAGCCCCCCCCAAATCAGAGGCttaagtgacttccaatgtacACAATGTAATGCagatcttattcaccaaggtgacttacactgctagatacactacttacactcagTCATTTCACCACTGaaacaccctctctctgtcatataatatacacacacacacacaaacggcTGATTTTAGAGTcgccagtccacctgaacagcatgtcttcaaactgtgggaggaaactggagcacccagaggaaacccatgcagacacaaggagaacatgcaaactccacacagactgagcagggattgaacccatgtcctctcgcaccacccagactgagacagcactgctactcgccgtgccatattctgaaaagaaatgcattgtATCAAATTCGGTAACGTGAGCTACACCATTCACTTCATAAGAGCACTTGTCCTTGCTGCAGAAAttgaactggaaaaaattaacatgatAGGTAGTTATGTTTGCAGAGAGAATGGAGGTGCTGCTCTTGATGCTCATGCTCAGCATTGTTGTCTCTGGTATTATTTATGGGAGGGTCACTAgataaagcaattttttttttttttaaatgctatatTCTTATGAAACTGGTGTAGCAGGCTTATAAATGACCCTTTGTGCAGAGCACATGTCAGCACAGCATAAAGGTGTGATCAGTCTTAAGGTAAATTTTTCTGTGTCCTACTGTAGACGAGCAAAGAGATGGTGGCACGATGCTGTGCTACAGTTATCACACATCCTTTCCAcggtaaactttttttttatatacatatatatcactGTACATAATGAGTTACAGCAGTTCTGAAACATTAGGTGaattgtgaatgtttgtttattttttccctttcttcttcCAGTGATCACTTTGAGATGTATGGTGCAGTTCATTGGCAGGGAAACCAAATACAGGTGAGACTGAGTCTCCATTATTGTTTCACATTGTGAGAATATGAATACTCCTTTTCACAAGTTACCCATTTCTGCTGTTGCAGTGGAGTTTTCAGTTCCATTGGCACAATCTACAAAGAGGAAGGAATTCTGGGATTCTTTGCGTATGTATTAGCTGAGTTTTAATAGTTTTTGTCatagtttatttttcatggtTAAGATGGTCATTGCTGCTTTGATCAGTATCGTTTTCTTTTAGCGGGCTCATCCCACGTCTCCTTGGAGACATCCTGTCACTATGGATCTGTAACATGCTGGCCCACCTGATTAACACCTACGCAATTGATGATACGGTGAGCATGTTGCTTCTGTTTTGCAGGAAGAGCCAGGTTTCTCCATAAGGTTATGCTCTGCGCATTTTAATATGTCACTCTTGCAAGGAATACAGTGCtctgaaagtaatttttttttcctcctcctcctcttaatCATGCTTGTCATTTAGGTCCTTTTATAACCATTCAAGTACTGTAGAGTGAAAATATTAGACACTGACCGTTCTT of the Scleropages formosus chromosome 7, fSclFor1.1, whole genome shotgun sequence genome contains:
- the mtch2 gene encoding mitochondrial carrier homolog 2, translating into MADTCGQVLLGTGLTVLSHPLMYIKVLVQVGHEPLPPTLGRNIFGRQVYQLPGLFAYAKYITKIDGKAGLFKGLAPRLCAGSIGTIVHSRVLQKCQESGKAEESCKNLNGDGSLQHVVNETSKEMVARCCATVITHPFHVITLRCMVQFIGRETKYSGVFSSIGTIYKEEGILGFFAGLIPRLLGDILSLWICNMLAHLINTYAIDDTMNHMGEIKNCSLAVTGFFASMLTYPFVLVSNLMAVNNCGLAGGLPPYASVYPTWVDCWRHLSREGNMSRGNSLFFRKLPAGKTYAVDQQRFF